A genomic stretch from Lottiidibacillus patelloidae includes:
- a CDS encoding ABC transporter permease subunit, translating to MIFKRELVKAQKGLWIWFTILGGLIVMMLSMYPEISKSTENINELLESYPDALKAAFNIDQLGFDTVIGFYSIEGYLFATLFGSIFAVLLAGNIVVKEESDKTAEFLLSKPITRKEVITQKLFALLAAITQFNILLSAATFIGFKIGSDEVVPLKVFLLISIAPFLLHITFASLAFLVSSVMRKSKSIMSISLGIVFVTYFLNILASITNKAEFLKYFSPFEYIDSVTIIVEQTIKPLYLVCMTLIICVSIVASYVIYHKKDLAV from the coding sequence ATGATTTTTAAAAGAGAACTAGTTAAAGCACAAAAAGGGTTATGGATATGGTTTACTATCTTGGGTGGACTAATTGTTATGATGTTAAGTATGTATCCAGAAATCAGCAAAAGCACAGAGAATATTAATGAACTGCTTGAATCTTATCCAGACGCATTAAAAGCTGCTTTTAATATCGATCAATTAGGATTTGATACCGTGATAGGGTTTTATTCTATAGAAGGTTACTTATTCGCTACCTTATTTGGGAGCATATTTGCAGTCCTTTTAGCTGGAAATATTGTAGTAAAAGAAGAAAGTGATAAAACGGCAGAGTTTTTATTATCTAAACCTATAACTCGGAAAGAGGTAATTACGCAGAAGTTATTCGCATTATTGGCAGCGATCACACAGTTTAACATTTTATTATCGGCTGCTACTTTTATTGGATTTAAAATCGGAAGTGATGAAGTTGTTCCACTTAAAGTATTTCTCTTAATTTCAATCGCGCCTTTCTTACTGCACATAACATTTGCATCACTAGCGTTTTTAGTCTCAAGTGTAATGAGAAAATCAAAAAGTATTATGTCTATTTCTTTAGGGATTGTGTTCGTTACCTACTTTTTAAACATCTTAGCAAGCATTACAAATAAGGCGGAATTCTTAAAGTACTTTAGTCCATTTGAATATATAGATTCTGTTACTATAATAGTTGAGCAAACAATAAAACCGTTATATTTAGTATGTATGACTTTAATCATTTGTGTAAGTATTGTAGCTTCCTATGTTATTTACCATAAAAAAGACTTAGCAGTTTAA
- a CDS encoding ABC transporter ATP-binding protein produces MKAIEVTNLTKYYRKVKGIENINFSVDEGEIFGFIGPNGAGKSTAIRTLLNFIYPTSGGAQIFGKDIVKETKEIREFIGYLPSEVHYYDDMKVKDLLEYSGKFYKSFDKDYYKKIAHSLDLNIERKIEDLSFGNRKKVGIVQALLHKPKLLILDEPTGGLDPLMQQSFFEILKEKQKEGTTVFFSSHYLGEVQKMCDRVAIIKDGSILKVERIEDLRSTQFRKVYISLASDYKQDLTINGAMDVKEDGEQMQFLYNGEARELVQQLASFPLRDIRIEEPSLEEIFMHYYEK; encoded by the coding sequence ATGAAAGCGATTGAAGTGACCAATTTAACAAAGTATTATCGTAAAGTTAAAGGGATTGAGAACATTAACTTTTCGGTGGATGAAGGAGAAATTTTTGGTTTTATTGGGCCTAATGGTGCAGGGAAAAGCACGGCAATACGAACATTACTTAATTTCATTTATCCCACTAGTGGTGGTGCACAAATCTTTGGTAAGGATATCGTAAAAGAGACAAAAGAAATACGTGAATTTATTGGTTATTTGCCTTCTGAAGTGCATTATTATGATGATATGAAAGTAAAAGATCTACTCGAATACTCCGGCAAGTTTTATAAAAGTTTCGATAAAGACTACTATAAGAAAATAGCTCATTCATTAGACTTGAACATTGAGCGAAAAATAGAAGATTTATCTTTTGGGAATCGAAAAAAAGTCGGTATTGTTCAAGCTTTATTACATAAGCCTAAGCTTCTAATTTTAGATGAACCAACAGGTGGACTAGACCCTTTAATGCAGCAGTCATTTTTTGAGATATTAAAAGAAAAGCAAAAGGAAGGGACAACCGTATTCTTTTCTTCCCACTACTTAGGAGAAGTGCAGAAGATGTGTGATCGGGTAGCAATCATTAAAGATGGTTCGATATTGAAAGTAGAGCGCATTGAAGATTTGCGTAGTACTCAATTTAGAAAAGTATATATAAGCTTAGCTAGTGATTATAAACAAGACCTTACAATAAATGGTGCAATGGATGTAAAAGAGGACGGGGAGCAAATGCAATTTCTTTACAATGGAGAGGCCCGAGAGCTTGTGCAACAATTAGCTTCTTTTCCTCTCCGCGATATTCGAATTGAAGAGCCGTCTCTAGAAGAAATATTTATGCATTATTACGAGAAATAA
- a CDS encoding putative bifunctional diguanylate cyclase/phosphodiesterase, protein MEFYSLTEFMISIVLGGIAAFGGMFLIKKLPSLKAEGLMIHWSSLLISGIICLMYLYGGFWGSPSNIDYMVGILFFIFTAIAINITVNTIRLHEVSFFRLIIGAFIFAACITIVNMVDFLQQLINNKLQINFLLFSSGVILAFGNSVASIRFIRQIRSVALVNFYWLFFGSVAIGMAFASLRYTLFSSVTFLSDVHLFTNTYMTFIENWAYIDNTLLPLTINILGLVILELVPGFFGDKHNKQQAEIIVENKQRYKSLFDNGAVAIFSLDVDGNVHAANGTALNIAKYKKEEITSIGPFLRLIFPADRNKFKESFEQAVQGNSTYSETKLLAKTSEIVDMQMTIVPTFVKGKVTNITILMKDISETIQAREQIHYLAYHDPLTNLPNRRHFTDKVKQYVNDEREFALIFLDVDRFKVINDVLGHAMGDELLLVLAERLSDIVGENGLVARMGGDEFTILLPSDFAVQDVEILVQTMVDVINTPFHIKDQELYVTGSIGIAMYPEDGRNHIELMKHADTAMYRAKEKGKNTYEFYYNHSDSKAGDRLALEKDMRKSIINNDFELYYQPQVNTHTGKVTSVEALIRWNHPEKGVIAPSHFIPIAEETGIIHELGEWVVRQACKQVRKWQVDGFAELQLSVNISIKQFYNKNFVSVIKDILEETKFDPKNLDIEITETMAMKDVDHAIHIFEQLKALGISISLDDFGKGYSSLNHIKDLPINRLKIDGSFIQDVPTNQEAIIIIKTIIAMARTLNITSMAEHVENEDQLNFLKQLNCDEMQGYYFTPPMPANKAKKWFEEHSYLHEKIPFSS, encoded by the coding sequence ATGGAATTTTATTCTCTAACAGAATTTATGATTTCAATTGTATTAGGTGGTATAGCTGCTTTTGGCGGTATGTTTCTCATTAAGAAATTACCTAGTTTAAAAGCGGAAGGGTTAATGATTCATTGGAGTTCTCTCCTTATTTCAGGAATTATATGTTTAATGTACTTATATGGAGGTTTTTGGGGATCTCCTTCTAATATTGACTATATGGTAGGAATCCTTTTCTTCATTTTCACAGCTATTGCAATAAATATTACCGTAAATACCATTCGGTTACATGAAGTTTCCTTTTTTCGTCTCATTATTGGAGCGTTTATTTTTGCTGCATGTATCACGATTGTGAATATGGTTGATTTTCTTCAACAACTTATTAATAACAAATTACAAATAAATTTCCTCCTTTTTTCTAGTGGGGTAATTTTGGCCTTCGGTAACTCTGTTGCTTCAATAAGGTTCATACGACAAATTCGAAGTGTAGCTCTCGTAAACTTTTATTGGCTTTTCTTTGGTAGTGTGGCAATTGGTATGGCATTTGCTAGTTTGAGATATACTCTTTTTTCTAGTGTAACGTTTTTATCTGATGTGCACTTGTTTACAAATACTTATATGACCTTTATAGAGAACTGGGCATATATAGATAACACCCTACTTCCATTAACAATAAATATTTTAGGTCTAGTAATCTTAGAATTAGTTCCAGGCTTTTTTGGAGACAAGCATAATAAACAACAAGCAGAAATAATTGTTGAAAACAAACAGCGTTACAAATCTCTATTTGATAATGGGGCAGTTGCCATATTTTCACTAGATGTTGACGGTAATGTTCATGCTGCCAATGGAACTGCATTAAACATAGCAAAATATAAAAAGGAAGAAATTACTTCAATAGGGCCATTTTTAAGATTAATATTTCCAGCGGATCGAAATAAATTTAAAGAATCTTTTGAACAAGCTGTCCAAGGTAATTCTACATACTCAGAAACGAAGTTATTAGCAAAAACTAGTGAAATAGTAGATATGCAAATGACAATTGTTCCAACATTTGTTAAGGGGAAAGTTACTAATATTACGATATTAATGAAAGATATATCAGAAACGATACAAGCGAGGGAGCAAATTCATTATTTAGCCTACCATGATCCACTTACAAATTTACCAAATAGAAGGCATTTTACAGATAAAGTTAAACAATATGTAAATGATGAACGAGAATTTGCCTTAATATTTTTAGATGTCGACCGTTTTAAAGTAATTAACGATGTTTTAGGTCATGCTATGGGTGATGAATTATTACTTGTATTAGCAGAAAGACTAAGTGATATTGTCGGTGAAAATGGATTAGTTGCTAGAATGGGTGGCGATGAATTCACAATACTGTTACCAAGTGATTTTGCTGTACAAGATGTAGAGATACTCGTGCAAACAATGGTCGATGTAATAAATACTCCATTCCATATAAAGGACCAAGAATTATATGTAACAGGTAGTATCGGAATAGCAATGTACCCTGAAGATGGAAGAAATCATATAGAACTAATGAAACATGCAGATACCGCAATGTACCGAGCGAAAGAAAAAGGAAAAAACACTTATGAATTTTACTATAACCATTCAGATTCTAAAGCTGGAGACCGGTTGGCATTAGAAAAGGATATGCGTAAATCAATAATTAATAACGACTTTGAACTTTACTATCAACCACAAGTAAATACACATACTGGAAAGGTAACGAGCGTTGAGGCTTTAATAAGATGGAATCATCCAGAGAAAGGTGTTATTGCACCATCTCATTTTATTCCAATTGCTGAAGAAACAGGTATTATCCATGAACTTGGTGAATGGGTCGTGCGCCAAGCGTGTAAACAAGTTAGAAAGTGGCAAGTTGACGGTTTTGCCGAGCTTCAATTAAGTGTAAATATCTCAATAAAACAGTTTTACAATAAAAACTTCGTTTCTGTAATTAAAGACATTTTAGAGGAAACGAAATTCGATCCGAAAAATCTAGACATAGAAATTACAGAAACGATGGCTATGAAAGATGTCGACCATGCCATTCATATCTTTGAACAATTAAAAGCACTAGGAATTTCTATTAGTTTAGATGACTTTGGTAAAGGGTATAGTTCATTAAATCATATTAAAGACTTACCTATTAATCGATTGAAAATTGATGGGTCATTTATTCAAGATGTACCTACAAATCAAGAAGCAATAATCATAATAAAAACAATTATTGCAATGGCAAGAACATTAAATATCACTTCAATGGCGGAGCATGTAGAAAATGAAGACCAACTGAACTTCTTAAAGCAATTAAATTGTGATGAAATGCAAGGATATTACTTTACACCACCAATGCCTGCGAATAAAGCAAAAAAATGGTTTGAAGAGCATTCATACTTACATGAAAAAATCCCTTTCTCAAGTTAA
- a CDS encoding fatty acid desaturase family protein, whose translation MKELHSFGWYAAKVSPHLPKKAFKPVPMRLLGGFLYVVVISSCFFLIIKYNLHPILNISISLLIGFCFSAIGFLGHEILHGTVVRKAWLRDLLGAFFMLPISTGPLLWRKWHNMTHHIHTQDEEKDPDAWPSMDALSKVRLLQWMYKIPQNVRAFFAFAFLFITFTIHSTKQFFFFVKQAKPKKKITYWVQFLIPWTLWLSLLLMVGFEKWFYTFLLPLFITNFIVMSYISTNHRLNPLTEINDPLANSLSVTLPKWIDVLHFNFSYHTEHHLFPGMSSKYYPLVKEQILKLWPERYHQMPMHLAMIALWKTPRLYYKEKELIDPKKGKIYGSLGHGLDPKAINFREEDREQKEISAELAVDKRN comes from the coding sequence TTGAAGGAGTTACATTCATTCGGTTGGTATGCAGCAAAAGTATCGCCACACCTCCCTAAAAAAGCATTTAAACCTGTCCCTATGCGACTTTTAGGAGGATTTTTGTATGTCGTAGTAATCTCAAGTTGCTTTTTCCTCATCATAAAATATAATCTTCACCCGATATTAAATATCAGTATCTCTTTGCTTATTGGGTTTTGCTTTTCAGCAATTGGCTTTTTAGGTCATGAAATTTTACATGGTACTGTCGTTCGAAAAGCATGGCTTAGAGATTTATTAGGAGCATTTTTTATGCTTCCGATTAGTACAGGCCCACTACTGTGGAGGAAATGGCATAACATGACACATCACATTCACACGCAAGATGAAGAAAAGGACCCCGACGCTTGGCCAAGTATGGATGCTTTATCAAAAGTTCGCCTACTTCAATGGATGTATAAAATACCACAAAATGTTCGTGCTTTTTTTGCTTTTGCTTTTTTATTTATTACATTCACAATTCATTCAACGAAACAATTCTTCTTTTTTGTTAAACAAGCAAAACCGAAAAAGAAAATTACTTATTGGGTGCAGTTCCTAATTCCTTGGACATTGTGGTTGTCACTCTTATTGATGGTCGGATTTGAGAAATGGTTTTACACCTTTTTATTACCACTATTCATTACTAACTTTATTGTAATGAGTTATATATCGACAAATCATCGTCTAAATCCGCTGACAGAAATCAATGACCCATTAGCAAATAGTCTTTCCGTGACATTACCGAAGTGGATCGATGTGTTGCATTTTAATTTTTCATACCATACGGAACACCACCTTTTTCCGGGAATGAGTTCAAAGTACTACCCTTTAGTTAAGGAGCAAATATTAAAGTTATGGCCAGAACGTTATCATCAGATGCCAATGCATCTTGCAATGATAGCACTTTGGAAGACGCCTAGACTTTACTATAAAGAAAAAGAACTAATTGATCCTAAAAAAGGCAAGATTTATGGTTCGTTAGGACATGGTTTAGACCCAAAGGCAATTAATTTTCGAGAAGAGGATCGGGAGCAAAAAGAGATTTCTGCTGAACTAGCAGTTGACAAAAGAAATTAA
- a CDS encoding ABC-F family ATP-binding cassette domain-containing protein yields the protein MSIYLIENLTKTYGEKVLFNNISFSISEGDRIGLIGVNGTGKSTLLKVIAGIDSADSGKKSHAKDFHIEYLPQYPDLHEDLTVFEQIYYGDSELMSVLREYEQLLEQLESSPNNESIQKKLFRVQEKMDTLEAWEASTIAKTVLTKLGVTDFTKRVSELSGGQKKRVAIAKALIQPADLLILDEPTNHLDNETIEWLESFLGQYNGALMLVTHDRYFLNRVTNKIIELDKGNMYSYSGNYEVFLEKKAEREEAEIVGENKRQNLLRKELAWLRRGAKARTTKQKARIDRVHKLKDEQLDLNESHLDIALGSSRLGKNVIELENISKTFSNREVIKNFNYLVVRKERLGIIGPNGSGKSTLLNIMAGKIQPDEGIVHIGETVKLGYYTQDHIEMNENLRVVEYIKEEAEIVKTADGSIITAEQMLERFLFHRSMQHSYIRTLSGGERRRLYLLRTLMSEPNVLFLDEPTNDLDTETLTILEDYLQQFPGVVITVSHDRYFLDRVVDHLITFEGNGLIKRFHGNYSDYLALKHEQKLQVKEVEKESKQVEEKQTTWKKEKKKRLSYQEKKEWEEIENKIEELEGENERLLQEIANAGSDIGKVTELHKLQQKTEIMLEETVERWSELSALVEEIEKK from the coding sequence AAAAAAAGTCATGCTAAAGACTTTCATATAGAGTATTTACCACAATATCCAGACCTCCATGAAGATTTAACGGTTTTTGAGCAAATTTATTACGGTGATTCAGAGTTAATGAGTGTTCTGCGAGAATATGAGCAGCTATTAGAACAATTAGAGTCTTCTCCAAATAATGAATCCATTCAGAAAAAACTATTCAGAGTCCAAGAGAAGATGGATACGTTAGAAGCTTGGGAAGCTAGTACAATTGCTAAAACAGTATTAACAAAATTAGGAGTAACAGATTTCACAAAACGTGTTAGCGAGTTATCTGGAGGGCAAAAAAAACGAGTAGCAATCGCTAAAGCGCTTATTCAACCTGCCGATTTATTAATTTTAGATGAGCCAACGAACCATTTAGATAATGAGACAATCGAATGGTTAGAAAGTTTTTTAGGACAATACAATGGTGCTTTAATGCTAGTAACTCACGATCGTTATTTTCTTAATAGAGTAACCAACAAAATCATCGAGCTTGATAAAGGGAACATGTATTCATACAGTGGTAACTATGAAGTTTTCCTTGAGAAGAAAGCGGAAAGAGAAGAAGCTGAAATTGTCGGCGAAAATAAGCGACAAAATTTATTACGTAAAGAGCTAGCTTGGTTAAGGCGCGGGGCAAAAGCGAGAACGACGAAACAAAAAGCACGTATCGATCGAGTTCATAAATTAAAAGATGAACAACTAGATTTGAACGAAAGTCATTTAGACATCGCCTTAGGGTCATCCCGTTTAGGTAAAAATGTTATTGAATTAGAAAATATTTCAAAAACATTTTCAAATCGTGAAGTAATTAAAAACTTTAACTATTTAGTTGTCAGAAAAGAACGCTTAGGCATTATTGGTCCGAATGGTAGTGGGAAGTCCACGCTACTAAATATAATGGCAGGAAAAATACAGCCCGATGAAGGAATAGTTCATATTGGAGAAACTGTAAAACTAGGTTACTATACACAAGATCATATAGAGATGAATGAGAACCTTCGAGTCGTTGAATATATAAAAGAGGAAGCTGAAATTGTAAAAACTGCAGATGGATCAATAATAACTGCGGAACAAATGCTAGAACGATTCCTTTTTCACAGATCGATGCAACATTCATACATTCGCACCCTTTCCGGTGGAGAGAGACGCAGGCTCTATTTATTGCGGACATTAATGAGCGAACCTAATGTATTATTTTTAGATGAGCCAACGAACGATTTAGATACAGAAACATTGACTATTCTAGAAGATTACTTGCAGCAGTTCCCAGGAGTAGTTATTACAGTTTCTCATGATCGGTATTTTTTAGATCGAGTAGTTGACCATTTAATTACATTTGAAGGAAATGGTCTCATTAAACGTTTCCATGGAAATTATAGTGATTACTTGGCATTAAAACATGAGCAAAAATTGCAGGTCAAGGAAGTTGAAAAAGAAAGTAAACAAGTTGAAGAAAAACAAACAACTTGGAAAAAAGAGAAGAAGAAAAGGCTTTCTTACCAAGAGAAAAAAGAGTGGGAAGAGATAGAAAATAAGATAGAGGAACTTGAAGGTGAAAACGAAAGGTTACTTCAGGAGATTGCGAATGCCGGAAGTGATATTGGAAAAGTTACAGAATTGCATAAGTTACAACAAAAAACAGAGATTATGTTGGAGGAAACTGTGGAAAGATGGTCCGAACTGTCCGCATTAGTAGAGGAAATTGAAAAAAAGTAA
- a CDS encoding DNA topoisomerase III, with the protein MRKIAVLAEKPSVARDIAKVLNCHKKGNGYLEGEKYIVTWALGHLVTLADPESYDDKYKTWKLEDLPMLPQLKLVVIKKTSKQFNAVKTQLTRKDVTEIVIATDAGREGELVARWIIEKAKVKKPLKRLWISSVTDKAILEGFKKLKRGSDYENLYASAVARSEADWYVGLNATRALTCKHNAQLSCGRVQTPTLAMIARREEVIKNFNPQQYYGLVAQLSNFQLIWQEKKSKSNRTFKKEERDQLLLNLKGNKAIIKDVEKVEKKSYAPNLYDLTELQRDAHNKFGYSAKETLSVMQNLYERHKLVTYPRTDSRYLSSDIVDTLKARLEACSVPPYRKAIAKVLQKTIKGNKSFVNDQKVSDHHAIIPTEQTPHLEKLSNKENKIYDLIVKRFIAVLYPAFEYEQIKVYAEIHGEIFIATGKRIVSNGWKDVYDYEIEKDDIELIDQRLPPLKIGERLEVQILKPTSGETKPPKPFNEGTLLSAMENPTAVLDQSDEELKKKLRETGGLGTVATRADIIEKLFHSFLIEKNGKEISLTSKGRQLLNLVPDELKSPALTANWENRLELIAKGKLQKTTFIEDMKEFAKSTVHQIKTDSEKFKHDNLTSKRCPECNKLLLEVKNKRGKMLVCQDRECNYKKGINKVTNARCPQCKKKLNLHGQGEAQTFVCQCGHREKLSAFNKRRNKEKNSKASKRDVSKYLKEQHKEEPPLNTALADALAKLKLNK; encoded by the coding sequence ATGAGAAAAATCGCTGTATTAGCAGAAAAACCTTCAGTAGCAAGAGACATAGCTAAAGTTTTAAACTGTCACAAAAAAGGAAATGGTTATTTAGAAGGTGAAAAATATATTGTAACTTGGGCGCTGGGACATTTAGTTACACTCGCAGATCCAGAGTCATACGACGATAAATATAAAACATGGAAGCTAGAAGATTTACCAATGCTCCCACAGTTAAAACTAGTTGTTATAAAGAAGACGAGCAAACAATTTAATGCCGTAAAAACGCAGCTAACAAGAAAAGATGTTACCGAAATTGTTATTGCAACTGATGCCGGTCGTGAGGGTGAGCTAGTTGCAAGATGGATAATTGAAAAGGCAAAAGTGAAAAAACCTTTAAAAAGATTATGGATATCTTCTGTTACGGACAAAGCTATTTTGGAAGGATTTAAGAAGTTAAAACGTGGATCTGACTATGAAAACTTGTACGCATCAGCAGTAGCTCGCTCAGAAGCAGATTGGTATGTCGGATTAAATGCTACACGTGCATTAACTTGTAAACATAATGCACAGTTATCATGTGGAAGAGTACAAACACCAACTCTTGCAATGATTGCTCGAAGGGAAGAAGTAATAAAAAATTTTAATCCTCAGCAATATTACGGTTTGGTTGCTCAACTAAGTAATTTTCAGTTAATATGGCAGGAAAAGAAATCAAAGAGTAATCGAACATTTAAAAAAGAAGAGCGTGACCAACTATTACTAAATTTAAAAGGTAACAAAGCTATAATAAAAGATGTAGAAAAAGTGGAGAAAAAGAGTTATGCACCAAACTTATATGATTTAACTGAATTACAGAGGGATGCGCACAATAAATTTGGTTATTCAGCAAAAGAGACATTATCAGTTATGCAAAACTTATATGAACGACATAAATTAGTTACGTACCCACGAACAGATTCGCGTTACTTATCTTCAGATATAGTAGATACGTTAAAAGCTCGCCTTGAAGCTTGTTCTGTTCCTCCATATCGCAAAGCAATAGCAAAAGTTTTACAAAAAACAATAAAAGGTAATAAATCATTTGTAAATGATCAAAAAGTTTCTGATCACCATGCAATTATTCCGACAGAGCAGACGCCGCATCTTGAAAAGTTAAGTAATAAGGAAAATAAAATATATGATTTAATTGTAAAGCGATTTATAGCAGTGCTATACCCAGCATTTGAATATGAACAAATTAAAGTCTATGCAGAAATACACGGAGAAATTTTTATAGCAACTGGAAAAAGAATAGTATCTAATGGATGGAAAGATGTTTATGATTATGAAATAGAAAAAGACGATATAGAATTAATAGACCAACGCCTTCCACCTTTAAAAATAGGTGAAAGGCTAGAAGTGCAAATACTGAAACCTACATCGGGTGAAACAAAACCACCAAAACCTTTTAATGAAGGAACATTACTTTCAGCAATGGAAAATCCAACTGCTGTTCTTGACCAAAGTGATGAAGAACTCAAGAAAAAGCTTAGAGAAACTGGAGGGTTAGGGACGGTTGCAACAAGAGCAGACATAATTGAAAAGTTATTCCATTCATTTTTGATTGAAAAGAATGGGAAGGAAATATCCCTTACTTCAAAAGGGAGACAACTATTAAATTTAGTCCCAGATGAATTGAAATCACCAGCGCTTACTGCTAATTGGGAAAATAGACTTGAGCTTATAGCAAAAGGAAAACTGCAAAAAACAACATTTATCGAAGACATGAAAGAATTCGCGAAATCTACTGTTCATCAAATAAAAACAGACAGTGAAAAGTTTAAGCATGATAATTTAACAAGTAAAAGGTGCCCTGAATGTAATAAACTTTTACTGGAAGTAAAAAACAAACGAGGGAAGATGCTCGTATGCCAAGATCGTGAATGTAACTATAAAAAAGGAATTAATAAAGTTACGAATGCAAGATGTCCTCAATGCAAAAAGAAATTAAATCTTCATGGTCAAGGTGAGGCTCAAACGTTTGTTTGTCAGTGTGGACACCGTGAAAAGCTTTCTGCTTTTAATAAGAGAAGAAATAAGGAAAAAAATAGTAAAGCTTCAAAGAGAGATGTGTCAAAGTATTTAAAAGAGCAGCATAAAGAGGAACCACCTTTAAATACTGCGTTAGCTGATGCATTAGCAAAGTTAAAATTAAATAAATAA
- a CDS encoding NAD(P)H-binding protein codes for MMKKRKALVLGATGFVGRQLVNILLQNEQYEEVTVLVRRSLKIENKKLNEQLINFENMKTYQALFEVNDVFCCLGTTIKKAKSREHFEKVDLEYPLLAARLAKESNAEKFLVTSAMGANSKSKFYYNRVKGNLEDKLKLVGLKSLHIFQPSLLLGERDEFRLGERIGALLMKELHVILIGPLKTYRGISGEKVAKSMLNIALHGPQEGVHTYKSANMQETI; via the coding sequence ATGATGAAAAAGAGAAAAGCGTTAGTCCTCGGAGCAACTGGCTTTGTTGGCAGACAACTAGTAAACATACTGTTACAAAATGAGCAATATGAAGAAGTAACTGTGCTTGTTCGCCGCTCGTTAAAAATTGAAAATAAGAAGTTAAATGAACAGCTTATTAATTTTGAAAATATGAAAACATATCAAGCCTTATTTGAAGTAAATGATGTCTTTTGTTGTCTAGGAACGACAATTAAAAAGGCAAAAAGCAGAGAACACTTTGAAAAAGTTGATCTTGAATATCCACTTTTAGCCGCGAGATTAGCAAAAGAAAGTAACGCAGAAAAGTTTTTGGTGACCTCAGCTATGGGTGCAAACAGTAAGTCTAAGTTTTACTACAATAGAGTTAAAGGTAACCTGGAAGACAAATTAAAATTAGTTGGTTTAAAAAGTTTACATATCTTCCAGCCATCACTCCTTTTAGGAGAAAGAGATGAATTCCGTTTAGGAGAACGTATAGGGGCTTTATTAATGAAAGAATTACATGTTATTTTAATCGGACCGCTAAAAACATATCGAGGGATTTCCGGTGAAAAGGTAGCGAAATCAATGTTAAATATTGCATTACATGGACCTCAAGAAGGAGTTCATACTTATAAATCTGCAAATATGCAGGAAACAATATAG
- a CDS encoding SRPBCC family protein, which yields MINVQSEVFINKDYKDVFSYIANFENNPLWQGGMISAKFTSEGPINVGSEYDQVAKFLGKQIVSKFRVVEYIENNKIKIESISGSFPIVVTRSVEPVDGGTKVSALVQGDSSGFFKIAEPIMKYMVSNSVKGDYKKLKKLLEN from the coding sequence ATGATAAATGTTCAATCGGAAGTATTTATAAATAAAGATTACAAAGATGTTTTTTCTTATATTGCTAACTTTGAGAACAATCCTTTATGGCAAGGTGGTATGATTTCTGCTAAATTTACTTCGGAAGGTCCTATAAATGTAGGGAGCGAATACGACCAAGTTGCAAAATTTTTAGGAAAGCAAATTGTCTCCAAATTTCGGGTTGTAGAATATATCGAAAACAATAAAATAAAAATTGAAAGTATCTCTGGCTCTTTTCCAATTGTCGTCACTCGAAGTGTTGAACCAGTTGATGGTGGAACGAAAGTAAGTGCACTTGTTCAAGGTGACTCAAGTGGTTTCTTTAAAATTGCTGAACCAATAATGAAATATATGGTTAGCAATTCTGTAAAAGGTGATTATAAAAAACTAAAGAAGTTATTAGAAAACTAA